In one window of Malassezia japonica chromosome 9, complete sequence DNA:
- the LIS1 gene encoding Lissencephaly-1 (COG:Z; EggNog:ENOG503NW2C), translating to MSALSERQREELHRALLEYLSQSEFHEAYDALKNCTALEHTPDAKGKYAGLLEKKWLSTIRLQKKNMELENKVRQLEKELNAAPSARRGASVQDWYPRNPARHVLVGHRQVVTDVAFHPQFSQLATASDDATIKIWDWETGELEQTLKGHTKPVQSVAFDHSGQYLVSCSSDLSVKIWDIAAGWKNVRTLHGHEHSVSCVRFLPGDRHIVSASRDRTLRVWETATGFCTRTLHGHDDWVRTVDVSEDGRTLVSGSNDHTLRLWDAQTGEARHELRGHEHVVECVAFAPMSAYANIRTLAGIRMPRDDPSASLPGQYIASGSRDKTIRVWSQQGQCLRVLSGHDNWVRALAFSPSGKHLVSVSDDRTMRVWELSSGRCVQTVDAHSHFVTSLAWGRSRVSDASDSSAEPTAHPVNVVATGSVDLSVKVWAP from the exons ATGAGCGCCTTGTCggagcggcagcgcgaggagctgcaccgtgcgctgctcgagtaCCTCTCTCAGAGCGAGTTTCACGAGGCGTACGATGCGCTGAAGAATTGCACCGCGCTGGAGCACACGCCGGACGCCAAAGGCAAGTATGCGGGCCTCCTCGAGAAAAAATGGCTCAGCACGATCCGCCTCCAGAAAAAG AATATGGAGCTCGAAAACAAGGTGCGGCagctcgagaaggagcTGAATGCAGCACCTAGTGCACGGAGAGGTGCGTCCGTCCAGGACTGGTACCCCCGGAACCccgcgcggcacgtccTGGTCGGCCACCGGCAGGTGGTGACCGACGTCGCGTTCCATCCCCAGTTTAGCCAGCTGGCGAcagcgagcgacgacgcgaCGATCAAAATATGGGACTGGGAAACGGGCGAGCTGGAGCAGACGCTCAAAGGGCATACAAAGCCCGTGCAGTCTGTCGCATTCGACCACAGCGGGCAGTATCTGG TCTCCTGCTCGTCCGACCTCAGCGTCAAGATATGGGACATTGCAGCAGGCTGGAAGAACGTGCGCACGCTACACGGCCACGAGCACAGCGTGTCGTGCGTCCGCTTCCTGCCGGGCGACCGGCACATTGTCTCTGCCTCGCGCGACCGCACACTGCGTGTGTGGGAGACTGCGACAGGCTTTTGCacacgcacgctgcacggccATGACGACTGGGTGCGCACGGTGGACGTGTCGGAGGATGGCCGCACGTTGGTCAGCGGCTCCAACGACCATACCCTCCGGCTGTGGGACGCGCAAacgggcgaggcgcggcacgagctgcggggccacgagcacgtcgtcgagtGCGTCGCATTCGCACCGATGTCCGCCTACGCCAAcatccgcacgctcgcgggcatccgcatgccgcgcgacgatccgagcgcgtcgcttCCCGGCCAATACATTGCTTCCGGTTCGCGCGACAAGACGATCCGCGTATGGAGCCAGCAGGGACAATGCCTGCGCGTACTG TCTGGACACGATAATTGGGTACGCGCGCTGGCCTTTTCGCCCAGCGGCAAGCACCTCGTCTCGGTCAGCGACGACCGCACGATGCGTGTATGGGAGTTAAGTAGTGGCCGGTGCGTGCAGACCGTCGATGCGCACAGTCACTTTGTGACGAGCCTTGCGTGGGGCCGCAGCCGCGTCTCGGACGCATCAGACTCCAGCGCCGAGCCCACAGCGCATCCCGTGAATGTCGTCGCGACCGGCTCGGTGGATCTCTCCGTCAAGGTCTGGGCGCCGTAG
- a CDS encoding DNA-directed DNA polymerase (COG:K; EggNog:ENOG503P47C), giving the protein MADVATLLSSAPPEEEVERTEEAAEESAREDLYLTAKTMTATNAAGGTFGLGIDQYELPKASISKLARSEIPESVQLRKDTLSALVKSSSVFVSYLTAASHDVAIARGNKTISAAHVLDALRELEFPASMRKELREQLEAYRDLQKKSAAARADAAARNRAAAKARAATEKAEGGAAADTTMEADEMIDKTDDAEEGDVSVDVASTQAMDMDAAQS; this is encoded by the exons ATGGCGGACGTCGCTACGCTGCTGAGCAGTGCCCCGCCGGAAGAGGAGGTTGAGCGGACCGAGGAAGCTGCCGAGGAGTCTGCGCGTGAGGACCTCTACCTCACGGCCAAGACCATGACGGCGACCAACGCCGCGGGCGGCACATTTGGCCTCGGCATCGACCAGTACGAGCTGCCCAAGGCCTCCATCTCGAAgctcgcacgcagcgagaTTCCCGAGTcggtgcagctgcgcaaggacaCGCTGTCGGCGCTCGTCAAGTCGTCGTCCGTGTTTGTGAGCTATTTGA ccgccgcatcgcacgACGTCGCCATTGCGCGTGGCAACAAGACGATctctgcggcgcacgtcctcgacgcattgcgcgagctcgagtttcccgcgtcgatgcgcaaggagctgcgcgagcagctcgaggcgtacCGCGACCTGCAGAAGaagtcggccgccgcacgcgccgacgccgctgcacgcaatcgcgccgcggccaaggcgcgggCCGCGACGGAAAAGGCGGAAGGCGGGGCCGCAGCGGATACCACGATGGAGGCTGACGAGATGATCGACAAGAcggacgacgccgaggaggGCGACGTGTCCGTCGACGTGGCTTCTACGCAGGCTATGGACATGGACGCGGCCCAATCGTAG
- the MYO1_3 gene encoding class II myosin (COG:Z; EggNog:ENOG503NV0C), producing the protein MVGAKPLVNTDPDRKDVWVPDATEGYVSAYVVEEKGSESMVCLANGTVLTVPTATLSEMNPIKFDKVEDIADLTFLNEASVVHNLRQRYFSSLIYTYSGLFLVAVNPYHALPIYSEATVEQYKGMRREANPPHIFAVADGAIQNMIHMQENQSLLITGESGAGKTENTKRVIQYLAAVAVDADADAVHASRRLSHEPLGLLERQILQANPILEAFGNAQTVRNNNSSRFGKFIRIEFTAHGAIAGGHIEWYLLEKSRVHSRSTNERNFHIFYQLLRSRDKGLLDALRLTSFPDSYAFLKSSRKDVEGVDDSHEWHHLRSALQTMGFSEDEEEDLFRVVAAILHLGNLEIAEDRSEQARITNPGQLDVVCDVLGVEPSKLSSALVRPTVRAGRETVTQARNKKQVTDEIAALCKTMYEKTFGWLVDRINHVLDRPTSKSRFIGVLDIAGFEIFETNSFEQLCINYTNERLQQFFNHHMFMLEQEEYAREHIQWDYVNFGLDLQPTIDLIESTSPIGILSCLDEECIMPKASDQTFTDKLSATWQSKSDTTKFVASRQVKRFVVRHYAGNVEYNTEQWLDKNRDPLNENVARVLAASHTPFLAGLFAEFEAPTEAPRGGRRGAFRTVGQRHKEQLASLMAQLDATQPHFVRCIVPNSERKPGRMELPLVLDQLRCNGVLEGIRIARLGYPNRLLFSEFCSRYALLAPDVEGGMDGRLMSQRIAKALPLADDVFKIGLTKIFFKAGVLAEMEEHRDACLHDIFTRFNAAARRAKEMRRLQKRLRRAAATITIQEHGRAYAELQRWPWWRLYTKLLPLLAASQDDEERKRRELEQAMARERAQRDEQERAALATLEAQLAAERERCDAAARDAAQAAEALAALEGATATLRADADSRAAEHKALSEQLSELQAAHDALEQDVVRLTTQLEEGAQRESEMAADLRGLSTQLDAALSERADLEKAKESAEDQYAQLQEALASARAALHEHTDAAEAHVRDLGARHENELQSVRAELEAARSATSTNEAAHDERRRALESQIAAVNAELAAKAEAQARAEQRASEHEARARDVAERSDASSAALAAAEQRASNLEKKVAALEAQHTSLSEKHAANESGARALIEARDVAQNENRTAQRALTQEKSARESLEAKVGRLEAQYTQAAAEAKSKGAELAKAQSALSGAEAEHKRLMSVQNKTIVEHVHVLEEAKKYTDRQLSDVQTELQELTSYTKSLERTRQRLQQDNEQLAKAASATPERDDQAEKERDAARDELRKVKQSADLTLRQVRAEYETRIKKLEDEMRHTQRNKSLQDTDRVLSDLRSERKMSSAARKVLEELRLENERLEQDLAAKATALRRK; encoded by the exons ATGGTAGGCGCGAAGCCGTTGGTCAATACGGACCCCGACCGCAAGGATGTGTGGGTCCCCGATGCTACTGAAGGCTATGTGTCTGCCTATGTCGTGGAGGAAAAAGGGAGCGAGAGCATGGTGTGCCTTGCGAACGGCACGGTGCTTACGGTGCCGACCGCGACGCTGAGCGAGATGAACCCCATCAAGTTTGACAAGGTGGAGGACATTGCGGACCTGACCTTTTTGAACGAGGCGTCGGTTGTGCACAATCTGCGTCAGCGCTACTTTAGCTCGCTGATCTAT ACCTACTCGGGCCTTTTCCTGGTCGCCGTGAATCCGTACCATGCGCTGCCGATCTACTCGGAGGCGACGGTTGAGCAGTACAAAGgcatgcggcgcgaggcgaatCCGCCACACATCTTtgcggtcgccgacgggGCGATCCAAAACATGATCCACATGCAGGAGAACCAGAGTCTGCTCATCACGGGTGAGTCGGGCGCGGGCAAGACGGAGAACACGAAGCGCGTGATCCAGTACCTGGCCGCGGTGGCGGTCGATGCAGACGCAGATGCGGTGCACGCTTCGCGGCGGCTGTCCCacgagccgctcggcctgctcgagcgccagatCCTCCAGGCGAATCCCATTCTCGAGGCGTTTGGTAATGCGCAGACCGTCCGCAACAACAACTCGAGCCGATTCGGCAAGTTTATTCGCATCGAGTTTaccgcgcacggcgcgatCGCCGGCGGGCATATCGAGTGGTACCTCCTCGAAAAGAGCCGCGTGCACAGCCGCAGCACCAACGAGCGCAACTTTCATATCTTTTACCAGCTCTTGCGCAGCCGCGACAAGGGCCTGCTGGACGCTTTGCGGCTTACGAGCTTCCCCGACTCGTACGCGTTTCTTAAGTCGTCGCGCAAAGACGTCGAAGGCGTGGACGACTCGCACGAGTGGCACCacctgcgctcggcgctgcagacGATGGGCTTtagcgaggacgaggaagaggacctgttccgcgtcgtcgccgcgatTCTGCACCTCGGCAACCTCGAGATCGCCGAGGACCGCTCGGAGCAGGCGCGTATTACCAACCCCGggcagctcgacgtggtgtgtgacgtgctcggcgtggagcCGAGCAAGCTCTCCAGCGCGCTCGTACGCCCGACGGTGCGTGCGGGCCGCGAGACGgtgacgcaggcgcgcaaCAAGAAGCAGGTCACGGACGAGATCGCGGCGTTGTGCAAGACCATGTACGAAAAGACGTTTGGGtggctcgtcgaccgcaTTAACCATGTGCTCGACCGCCCGACGAGCAAGTCGCGCTTTatcggcgtgctcgacatTGCCGGCTTTGAGATCTTTGAGACGAATTCGTTCGAGCAGCTCTGCATCAACTATACAAACGAAAGGCTGCAGCAGTTCTTCAACCACCACATGTTtatgctcgagcaggaagAGTATGCTCGCGAGCACATTCAGTGGGACTATGTCAACTTTGGCCTGGATCTGCAGCCGACGATCGACCTGATTGAGTCCACGAGTCCGATCGGTATTCTGTCGTGCCTCGACGAAGAGTGTATCATGCCCAAGGCCAGCGACCAGACCTTTACCGACAAACTGAGTGCGACGTGGCAGTCCAAGAGCGACACGACCAAGTTTgtcgcctcgcgccagGTCAAGCGCTTTGTCGTGCGCCACTACGCCGGGAATGTCGAGTACAACACCGAGCAGTGGCTCGACAAGAACCGCGATCCGCTGAACGAGAACGTGGCGCGTGTTCTCGCCGCATCGCACACGCCGTTCCTCGCGGGGCTCTTTGCCGAGTtcgaggcgccgaccgaggcgccgcgcggcggccgccgcggcgctttCCGCAccgtcggccagcgccacaaggagcagctcgcgtcgctcatggcgcagctcgatgcgACGCAGCCCCACTTTGTGCGCTGTATCGTGCCAAacagcgagcgcaagcCGGGGCGCATGGAACTGCCGCTGGTActcgaccagctgcgcTGCAACGGTGTGCTCGAAGGTatccgcatcgcgcgcctcggctaCCCCAACCGCCTGCTCTTTTCCGAGTTTTGCAGCCGGtatgcgctgctcgcgccggACGTCGAGGGTGGTATGGACGGCCGCCTAATGAgccagcgcatcgccaaggcgctcccgctcgccgacgacgtgtTCAAGATCGGTCTTACCAAGATCTTTTTCAAGGCCggcgtcctcgccgagatggAAGAGCACCGCGACGCTTGCTTGCACGACATCTTTACGCGCTTCAAcgcggccgcacgccgtgcgAAAGagatgcgccgcctgcaaaagcgcctgcgccgcgccgccgccacgaTCACCATCCAAGAGCACGGCCGGGCGtacgccgagctgcagcgctggCCGTGGTGGCGCTTGTACACCAAGCTCCTGCCGCTCCTTGCTGCGTcgcaggacgacgaggaacgcaagcgccgcgagctcgagcaggccatggcacgcgagcgtgcgcagcgtgacGAGCAAGaacgtgcggcgctcgcgacgctcgaggcgcagctcgccgccgagcgcgagcggtgcgacgcggcggcacgcgacgcggcgcaggccgccgaagcgcttgcggcgctcgaaggcgcgacggcaacgctgcgtgcggatGCCGAcagccgcgccgccgagcacaaAGCGCTCAGTGAGCAGCTCTccgagctgcaggcggcgcacgacgcacTCGAGCAGGACGTGGTGCGCCTCaccacgcagctcgaggaaggcgcgcagcgcgagtcGGAGATGGCCGCCGACCTGCGCGGCCTCTCGACCCAgctggacgcggcgctgagcgagcgcgcggaCCTCGAAAAGGCCAAAGAGAGCGCCGAGGACCAGTACGCACAgctgcaagaggcgctcgcgtctgcgcgtgcggcgctgcacgagcacaccgatgcggccgaggcgcacgtccgcgacctcggcgcgcggcacgaaAACGAGCTGCAGAGCGTCCGCGCAGAGCTcgaagcggcgcgcagtGCGACGTCCACCAACGaagccgcgcacgacgagcgccgccgtgcgctcgagtcgcagATCGCCGCGGTCAACGCGGAGCTTGCGGcaaaggccgaggcgcaagcgcgggccgagcagcgtgcgtcggagcacgaagcgcgtgcacgcgacgtggccgagcgcagcgatgcgtccagcgccgcgcttgctgcggcggagcagcgtgcgtcgaACCTCGAAAAGAAggtggcggcgctcgaggcgcagcacacgtcgctctcggagaagcacgccgcgaacgagagcggcgcgcgtgcgctcatCGAGGCGCGAGACGTCGCGCAGAACGAAAACCGgactgcgcagcgcgcgctaACGCAAGAAAAGTccgcgcgcgagtcgctcgaggccaaggtcggccggctcgaggcgcagtaCACCCaagccgcggccgaggccaagtccaagggcgccgagctcgccaaagCGCAGAGTGCCCtgagcggcgccgaggccgagcacaAGCGCTTGATGTCGGTGCAGAACAAGACGATTGTCGAGCACGTGCACGTGCTAGAAGAGGCGAAGAAGTACACCGACCGCCAGCTGAGCGACGTGCAgaccgagctgcaggagctcACGTCCTACACCAAGTCGCTGGAACGTACGCGCCAGCGGCTGCAGCAGGACaatgagcagctcgccaaggccgcgagtgcgacgcccgagcgcgacgatcaggccgagaaggagcgcgatgctgcgcgcgacgagctgcgcaaggtcaAGCAGAGCGCCGACCtgacgctgcgccaggtgcgcgccgagtacgagacgcgcatcaagaagctcgaggacgagatgCGCCACACTCAGCGCAACAAGTCGCTGCAGGACACCGACCGCGTGCTAAGCGACCTGCGGTCCGAGCGCAAGATGAGCTCGGCCGCACGCAAGGTGCTCGAAGAACTCCGGTTAGAGAACGAGCGGCTGGAGCAGGACCTCGCCGCCAAGGCCACGGCCCTCCGCCGCAAGTAG
- a CDS encoding phosphodiesterase I (EggNog:ENOG503NZPS; COG:S): protein MPLHLAPKKSYHPYNRENVERVRRDEEEARTKDEAEAQRLADADRSDRLETLRRRRDVRDGVAVETNNASITTHDGHINFWQDCESGHMPQAKEAPKQESLSQYMEKTALELKPWYANADLRNGREQRKTEDEQLEDCYKDTVRKSSHDPLNAVQTYMRQKAPPRTWGAKRASEPQSMEDERQAREARERERAAQLRAKRTPDRFFRNEAPETSPARTPTNEPSSDGLWAEMDEPPFLAAGASQPDADDSFASLDDTLLHDTPEAHVDTEPPDGPMRYGRESMYVELVQEMICVVLEHESHLFSERERDCLSQTFLLPYDARYLLVRLVQRKRDWHRIDRLAYDNDVRDLHAACTHLCRPFAAPGNDDELYRFAMMDAEMQGGLEARLSLLTLDELKSLARRLGVPRHTTRDALTAALLAKPKNATLLGLADAGRRELRVDFQATHRRLEEELERAMAGCIKLVPDVCALIDRVALVYYRGRPALGSLLTSGVLSRTRKCHFPSYRTRRTPDLFASRDALLQYEYALQLEEAMDTQIEALGTPDAASDGVVVLDEAWPLWKAGLADLRKTFPHDIDQSTYVRMRFHPGWVLTRVLYKGCECLARLGQRERERSILRALLSQRFFRRGRRGQWHDRLALLCAKADGRGAHEAKQDALACCVAALADPDTHLVYVFGLQRRIERLEGQLKIPRAERRTFVHNQLRQAKEVRITGVRLPPATSTHGRSVWRSARNEPCTVEELCLEAYARRHFRGFHCEGNVVLFLFTLLMWDVLFMDVDGAFETAYQREPLDLPTDVFAVARHDAIAARLAVIEATGGLDLLRAADARERPLKTYAVACRWDDYSQSDLEEICECIGGHALALLCRLLCEEWAMRTSGFPDLCLWRYEDRAICFAEVKSPNDRLSEKQKVWIDVLLRAGIAVELALVDDEENHHSPPKRRRS from the exons ATGCCACTGCATCTGGCGCCGAAGAAGAGCTATC ATCCGTACAACCGCGAGAACGTTGAGCGGgtacggcgcgacgaggaggaggcgcgtacgaaggacgaggcggaggcGCAGCGTTTGGCGGATGCGGACCGCagcgaccgcctcgagacgctgcggcggcggcgcgacgtgcgcgacggcgtcgcggtcgagaCGAACAACGCGTCGATCACGACGCACGACGGCCACATTAACTTTTGGCAGGACTGCGAGAGCGGGCACATGCCGCAGGCAAAGGAGGCGCCGAAGCAAGAGTCCCTGTCGCAGTACATGGAAAAGACCGCCCTCGAGCTCAAGCCGTGGTACGCCAATGCGGACCTGCGCAACGGGCGCGAGCAGCGAAAAACCGAGGATGAGCAGTTGGAAGACTGCTACAAGGATACGGTGCGCAAGTCGTCACACGATCCCCTGAACGCCGTGCAGACGTACATGCGGCAAAAAGCGCCGCCACGCACCTGGGgggcgaagcgcgcgtcCGAGCCGCAGTCGATGGAGGACGAGCGGCAGgcacgcgaggcgcgcgaacgtgagcgcgccgcacagcTGCGTGCGAAGCGCACGCCAGACCGGTTTTTTCGAAACGaggctc CCGAGACGAGTcccgcacgcacgcccaCGAACGAGCCAAGCAGCGACGGACTCTGGGCTGAGATGGATGAGCCTCCGTTCCTtgcggcaggcgcatcgCAGCCGGATGCCGACGATTCGTTCGCGTCGCTGGACGATACCCTCTTGCACGATACCCCCGAGGCACATGTAGATACCGAGCCTCCCGACGGACCGATGCGCTACGGGCGCGAGTCGATGTACGTCGAACTCGTCCAGGAGATGATCTgtgtcgtgctcgagcacgagaGCCATCTCTTTtcggagcgcgagcgcgactgCCTGTCGCAGACCTTTCTCCTCCCGTACGACGCACGCTacctgctcgtgcgcctcgtgcagcgcaaacGCGACTGGCACCGgatcgaccgcctcgcgtaCGACAACGATGTTCGCGACCTGCACGCCGCATGCACCCATCTCTGCCGCCCGTTTGCCGCCCCGGGCAACGACGACGAACTATACCGCTTTGCCATGATGGACGCAGAGATGCAAGGAggtctcgaggcgcgcctctcGCTCCTGACACTGGATGAGCTCAAAAGCCTCGCGAGGCGactcggcgtgccgcgccacacgacgcgcgacgcgctcacagcggcgctgctggcaAAGCCAAAGAATgcgacgctcctcggcctcgctgATGCGGGCCGGCGCGAACTGCGTGTCGACTTCCAGGcgacgcaccgccgcctcgaaGAGGAGCTGGAGCGCGCCATGGCGGGCTGCATCAAGCTCGTGCCGGACGTGTGTGCGCTGATCGACCGCGTGGCCCTCGTCTACTACCGCGggcggccggcgctggGCTCGCTCCTGACGTCCGGCGTGCTGTCCCGCACGCGCAAGTGTCACTTTCCAAGCTACCGCACACGTCGCACGCCCGATCTCTTTgcctcgcgcgacgcaTTGCTGCAGTACGAGTACGCACTCCAGCTCGAAGAGGCTATGGACACGCAGATCGAGGCACTAGGTAcgcccgacgccgcctcggacgGCGTTGTCgtcctggacgaggcgtggCCGCTGTGGAAAGCGGGGCTGGCCGACCTGCGCAAAACGTTTCCGCACGATATCGACCAGTCGACCTATgtgcgcatgcgcttcCACCCCGGCTGGGTCCTCACGCGCGTCCTGTACAAAGGGTGTGAGTGCCTtgcccgcctcggccagcgcgagcgagaaCGTAGCatcctgcgtgcgctgctcagCCAGCGCTTCtttcggcgcggccgccggggcCAGTGGCACGACCGCCTCGCACTCCTGTGCGCCAAGGCGgacgggcgcggcgcacacgaGGCGAAGCAGGATGCCCTGGCGtgctgcgtcgcggcgctcgccgatccGGATACGCACCTCGTCTATGTCTTTGgtctgcagcggcgcattgAGCGGCTTGAGGGGCAGCTCAAGATaccccgcgccgagcgccgcacgttTGTGCACAaccagctgcgccaggcgaaGGAGGTGCGCATTACCGGCGTGCGCCTTCCCCCGGCCACCTCGACGCATGGCCGCAGCgtgtggcgcagcgcacgcaacGAGCCGTGCACGGTGGAAGAGCTGTGCCTCGAAGCCtatgcgcgccgccactTTCGTGGATTCCACTGCGAAGGCAACGTCGTGCTCTTTTTGTTTACGCTGCTCATGTGGGACGTCCTCTTTATGGATGTGGATGGCGCGTTTGAGACGGCGTaccagcgcgagccgctcgactTGCCTACCGATGTGTTTGCAGTAGCGCGGCACGATGCtatcgccgcgcgcctcgccgtgaTCGAAGCGACCGGCGGCCTGGacctgctgcgtgcggcagACGCACGCGAGCGCCCGCTCAAGACGTACGCAGTCGCGTGCCGCTGGGACGATTATTCTCAAAGCGACCTCGAGGAAATCTGCGAGTGCATCGGTGGCCATgcccttgcgctgctgtgCCGCCTGCTGTGCGAAGAGtgggcgatgcgcacgagcggATTCCCCGACCTGTGCCTATGGCGCTACGAGGACCGCGCGATCTGCTTTGCCGAGGTCAAGAGCCCCAACGACCGCCTCAGTGAAAAGCAAAAAGTCTGGATCGATGTActgctgcgtgccggcattgccgtcgagctcgcaCTGGttgacgacgaggagaacCATCATTCGCCCCCAaagcgacggcgctcgtAA
- a CDS encoding uncharacterized protein (EggNog:ENOG503P0Z8; SECRETED:SignalP(1-16); COG:S): MRFFNLWLACLGAVAAWEKVETAASHVRTLLHDETTHFVASLGTTTKSDPPIALIGAEYYAPCFNRSLSSIVEGAHEGDLLFLALPVSENWRNALAPNASASVFVGSNPDPDVVDPRHSTISAAGRMHWAEGRPAWRKGMPSKGRANLHGKMHLVPASPAADTLAACFTTYHPDAAAWKPGSRMSPHLAKWARFEVQRIYYVGGFGDEHYIGTIPLDLYRNTSNAPPLVFQ, translated from the exons ATGCGGTTCTTTAACCTGTGGCtcgcgtgcctcggcgcggtggctGCATGGGAAAAGGTAGAGACAG CGGCTTCGCATGTGCGTACTTTACTGCACGACGAGACGACGCACTTTGTCGCCTCCCTGGGCACGACGACCAAGAGCGATCCGCCGATCGCGTTGATCGGTGCGGAATACTACGCGCCGTGCTTTAATCGCTCGCTTTCCAGCATAGTCGAGGGTGCGCACGAAGGCGATCTCTTGTTCCTCGCGCTCCCCGTCTCGGAAAACTGGCGCAACGCGCTTGCACCCAACGCCTCGGCCTCTGTCTTTGTCGGCTCAAATCCGGATCCCGATGTCGTCGATCCGCGGCATAGCACAATcagcgcggcggggcgTATGCACTGGGCGGAAGGGCGCCCGGCGTGGCGCAAAGGGATGCCGTCCAAAGGGCGCGCCAACCTCCATGGGAAAATGCACCTCGtgcccgcctcgccggccgccgacacgctcgcggcgtgcttCACCACATACCACCCCGATGCAGCCGCGTGGAAGCCGGGATCGCGCATGAGCCCGCACCTTGCCAAGTGGGCGCGCTTTGAAGTGCAGCGCATCTACTATGTTGGCGGGttcggcgacgagcactACATTGGCACCATTCCTTTGGACCTCTATCGCAATACGTCCAACGCACCACCCCTCGTTTTTCAGTAG
- a CDS encoding RING-type E3 ubiquitin transferase (BUSCO:EOG09262E7W; EggNog:ENOG503P0EV; COG:S) has product MQASDALPDPQAPAPELAPELGFTAQDLIDQQEQLETQASEALPFRIDKCTHSLGALRQPVYACRTCGGGGVCAACSVVCHGEHELVELFHKRNFRCDCGTPSLYRERVAKGDVTDTGYPPDAVPCALRKGEKNKGWDVPNDNAYSHNFQGHFCVCERGKTYDPETEEETMYQCLVCEEWLHESCTSFDASVLRAGDFDGMICHACLQAPDAGVLRTYAGTAGWMLPTASGPEVWDGVSVQKKGNVCLYGAADAAADAVASASPPHSPPAKKSRKDACRAPASPHPAIVSPLKRHDVFLAPSFRARLCRCSDCAPAWAAYPYVYDEEETYDPPADADDAASATSGSSTYDRAVAALGHLPRPQMLESLRAYQGLRDALYEHLRPFAERHELVSEEAVRAFFREQEAQRQSPTKASR; this is encoded by the exons ATGCAGGCGTCAGACGCGCTGCCGGACCCccaggcgcctgcgccggagctcgcgccggaGCTCGGGTTCACGGCACAGGATCTCATTGACCAGCaagagcagctcgagacgcaggcgtccgaggcgctcccGTTTCGGATCGACAAGTGCACACACAGCCTCGGTGCGCTTCGGCAGCCGGTGTACGCGTGCCGgacgtgcggcggcggcggcgtgtgtGCGGCATGCAGTGTCGTATGCCACGGCGAACATGAGCTTGTCGAGCTTTTTCACAAGCGCAACTTTCGGTGCGACTGTGGCACGCCATCGCTGTACCGCGAGCGCGTAGCGAAGGGCGACGTTACCGATACCGGATACCCCCCCGACGCAgtgccgtgcgcgctgcgcaagggcgAGAAGAACAAAGGCTGGGACGTGCCGAACGACAATGCGTACTCGCACAACTTCCAAGGGCACTTTTGCGTGTGCGAACGCGGCAAGACGTACGACCCCGAGACGGAGGAAGAG ACCATGTACCAATGTCTTGTGTGTGAGGAATGGCTCCACGAGTCGTGTACATCGTTTGATGCGtcggtgctgcgtgcgggTGATTTTGACGGGATGATTTGCCATGCGTGTTTACAGGCACCGGACGCCGGCGTCTTGCGGACGTATGCCGGGACGGCCGGCTGGATGCTGCCTACGGCAAGTGGCCCCGAGGTGTGGGACGGAGTCTCTGTACAGAAAAAAGGAAATGTATGCCTCTAtggcgctgcagacgcggccgccgacgcagtCGCCTCGGCTTCGCCGCCGCACTCGCCGCCTGCCAAAAAGAGCCGCAAGgatgcgtgccgcgcacctgCGTCTCCTCACCCCGCGATCGTCTCGCCTTTGAAGCGGCACGACGTCTTTCTTGCGCCGTCGTTCCGTGCGCGCCTGTGCCGCTGCAGCGACTGTGCTCCAGCGTGGGCGGCCTACCCCTATGTGTACGATGAAGAAGAGACGTACGACCCCCCCGCCGATGCGGACGATGCCGCGTCGGCAACGtccggctcgtcgacgtacgaccgcgcggtcgcggcgcttggccaTCTCCCCCGCCCCCagatgctcgagtcgctgcgtgCCTACCAAGGtctgcgcgatgcgctgtacgagcacctgcgcccctttgccgagcggcacgagctcgtgAGCGAGGAGGCTGTCCGCGCGTTCTTCCGCGAGCAAGAAGCACAGCGCCAGAGTCCTACCAAAGCTAGTCGATGA